In the genome of Oryzias melastigma strain HK-1 linkage group LG4, ASM292280v2, whole genome shotgun sequence, the window aaaactatatatatatatatatatatatatatatatatattaatatatagaGCAAAGATAACCATTCAGATTGTTAATATTTATCATTTCTGGCTTAAATaatgaatacaaaaacaatAGTAAATGTATTTCCAACAGAGCAATTTATTACTTAggtgttttgacaaatttgtaatgcttttaaagaaaaacaaagtggaGGAGACTTAACTAAAGTAGTGCTGTTGGGTGCTAAGAGTGCACAAcacaatgtttgtgtttgcagagggTGTGAGCCCCTCATAAGCTCTGTCAATGTCCAGAGGTCCAGCTGTGGCACAAATCATATCAATAAATATGTATAATAACAATGTTGTAACATGCAGttcaaaacaattttataaaaacatttaaaataactcatatttatgCAGGTgagatttgaaataaataatgctGTTAGAAATTATCGCAGACATTGCACAGCTGCTGTAACTGTTGTTTTAAGGTGGAAACCTTCATCCACTCCTCATCCTTCGTCTTGAACATGCTCCCTGTGAACAGGTCAGGCTGCTCCCCTCTCTATCACTGAATCTGAGCGGCAGCTTCGCCTGAGTGGGGGGACCAGGACAGACCTTTTTGTGGGGGAGGAAGGTGTACAGAGCGGATCAGAGAAGACACACCTTCCCGCTTTGCTCTGTGTGCAGATGGACTAGTGGAGGAAGCCGACGCCTCCTGGTCACCCTATCCCTGTCTGTTTGTTCACATCACGGCAGGAAGAAGTTGATCCTCTGTGGGATGGACTTGCATCCTTGGGCTGAGAACAGTCTCTCTTCTTTGGGGACGTACAGCATCGCTTTGGCCACCTCATCCAGCGTCGCTTCATCGGCGTCGATGCCTCTTGCTGCGTATGCATCCCGAGCGCAGAGCTTGACGTGCCGGTACTCCAGAGGCAGAAACGGCACATAGAAATCAATCAGGTGTCCGGACATCAGCTCGCTCTGAGCAAACCCTCCTGAAAGACAGAACCAAACAGCGAGAACCTTTAAAGGTACAGCGATACGATAAAAAGGGGTTGGTATTTTATAGCACTAACAGCAGTTTCAGTGATAGcaagaaatacttaaaacatACTAGGGCGAGGTATCGAGaatcatttccagaaacgatctgattcaattcacaagagcctggataaattctgatctgattttttttatttttacatttagacacatttgtttagaaatagattaataatctactataagttttgaatatatttatattaatctaatacagtttacatactgtaaaatgtattagtggaATAATGAGaatgttaatatcatacagtatTACATgtattctcaaaaggagaagttctaacaaaaatgttcagattcacATCAACAGTAAAGCTTAAACATtgttcagcttctcctggagggtgtttcagtttggccattaggtggcgatcgcgctatagcattacaccttaactactgaagaagaagaaagatttTAGAAGGAAGActttatattgtaaaaaatattgaaatccCCTAAAAGGGAAACAAACCTGAAGAAATAACCAACATCTGAACCTGCTGCATACCTTGAGAGTCCATTGTTTCAGCCCGTAGTCGATGCTCCAGATCTTCCATTCCGATGTCTTCCCGGTTCTGACCCGAGTGCCAAAAGTCCAGAGCAACATCATTGATTGCTGCTCCGCCAATATTACtgtggaaacataaaaaaaagggtCCCCACAAATATCGTTAAAGAAGATCAGGAGAGAGAAAGCAACATCCATCATTTCTATGGGATtagttcaacatttttgttaaatgggGGAGGATAATTCCATTTTTTGGTTATTACGAAGCTGCATctcttcaaatcaaatcaaactttatttataaaaagtgctACTTTGCATAATTTGAAGTGCTTtcaaattacaaacaaaaccaGCCTCAGTGCTTCACAGGACTCccagtatggagagaaaatggacTCACTGGATCTGAGTGTgattaattcttaatttgtaactcatgcCTGCATGTTTCTGTCgaactttggatttgtatttTCAAATCATCTACATTTTTACGTATCCATGTGTACTTGAAACTGTGTATTCACttgtacaaaaataacaaaatacatgtgcacagctttaaattacagcaggttgaaactaaaaacacaaatctttaaaaagaatGCACCAATTTCCTGATAAATACActcaaaaccacatttacacacacatttGATGAGAGAACCTTTACACatctccaagatttgtgtgtaaatgatgcgtttaaatgctgctggaatgctgggtcatcCAAGTTTCTTATATaccactttgaacttagattgttaATAAAATATGGTGAAAACTTTACATGTTCCCactttctttaataaatatgcctggtgtttaaaatgaaaaagtttaaatatgagtttttaaaactaaaaacactaaagtttctctaatCTCATCACTCCCTCGCAGCTGCACTTTCCCTGCCACCGCAAGTTCGATCACACTGATAGCAAACgtaacagaaaaacatgcagacacaggTTACAAATCGagaattacgcacacaaaaATCCAGGGAGACCATTTTTCTTCATATCCCAACctcaaatgaataaatgaattgagtcattttaaaaacaaccaacctgaggaagaggaagatggCTCTGCGGTAGGTGACTCCATCCACGTTGTCATAGTGATCCATGTAAGGCTTGATGGCATCAATGAAGCCCGGATGAAGCTTTTCCGCCTCGTCAAAGATGAACAGGGTCTGCGGGCAGCGCAGCACCATGTCCCGAATGGCTTCTCTCAGTTGGTTCTGGATTCAAACAGACAAGCAAAAATATGGATCAAAAATAATAGGAGAAGTAGAACAGAATTTGATTCAAATTAAAGCTGTGATCcaattcaaaataaatcctGGCGACCTCATCAAAGCATTACCAAATAAGTTCCACGTTTGCCGAGAGTTTAAAGGTTGTAACAAGTCTGTGGCGTTTTGTGTAATATGACAAcactattttgaaattttgaaggTACTAAATAAAAGCACCCAGAGTGACCTGCGATCTACCTGGACAAACGCCAGGTTCCAAAAATGCAGGTACTTGTGTAAAACATGACTAAGCAGGTGAGGATCACAAGTCCACGTTGTTCCTGGCACTGAGCGGTGGTGGGCCGTGCCAAGTGGGCTCCGAGCATCTCACCTTGTACGTGTCCACCAGCCTGGCGTGGGGGAAGTGGAACGGGGCGATGAACAAACGCACACACTCGCTCTTCACCCCGTCCCGGTACAGGTTATCAGCGATGAGCCGAGCCACAAAGTTCTTGCCGGTGCCGGACCAGCCGTGGAAGGACAGCGTGAGAGGTTTGTTGGATTCTGGGTTGTTGACGAATCCCTGGATGGCTTTGAGAACAACAGACTGAACCAGGTGCTGGCCGTGGAGTTTGGTCTGGAGGTCGTTTGCCAGACCTGAGCAGTGACAACCGAAAACTGAATGAGTaaattaatctgaaaaatatgAAGCAACATGTCCTGTGACAGACAAACaatagctaggataggctccagcaaaccagtgaccccaaaagggattcatcAGGTGCAGATTGATGAATagtgagacaaaaataaaatatttgagcCTGAtttactaaatatatagcaACGTATTTAGACCATTATAACACAGTTAAGGCAAATTCTTTGTAATAAGTTAGATAgtaacctaaaaataaattatgtatatTCTTATGATggtttttttgccttttgtgtAGCAACTCAAGATAACTTCATAGAACTGGTcctttacaaataatttaaattatatgATATACtatgatttaaatgtaagttttatATTATGCACCACTTAAAAAGGTacaatttgatattttatcagtcataaaatcaattattttttgtcttaatccGCCATTAGATGTTTATCTAAATATGATTATATAATAGTGTTTAAAATCATTGTGTAATCAATGAtgaaatttgcttttttgtacACTAAAGCACAGAAACAACGTGCAAATGTTTAGCTGCATTGCTGATGAGTCAGATCatatattgtaaatattatATATCACATTTAGGTTGTAAAacgtttaattttaaaaacctattttggataaaatgtgttgaaatctaacaaaaatgtgttgatcgGAGGACCAGGTACCTGTGATGTTGTTGGTTATCCGACAGTCTCCAGACTCGCAGCACTGACCCAGACTACAGTACCACTGATGGAGGAGGCTGATGTAGTCCTGGGAGAAGCCAGCCCACAAGTCCCTGGTAGGAACTGATCACAAACGGGGCGGTCAGCCGTTTGCCGCCCATCACGTCCCCACACGAGTGTTTCTTCACTCCTTACCTTGCTGTGAAGCATCATCCTGGTGTGGCTGGCACTCCCCCTCCCAGATGTTACAGTAAATGTAGTTAAAATAGTACGTGGAGACGTTACTGATGCTGTCGAGCTGCAGGAAGTGGGCCTCTGCGGACAGCGCGCAGACGAGCGCCAGCAGCCGCCACACCATCGGGGAACGGAGCGGTCCGCGGCGGGGGAGAAGAGACGGGAAACCGCGGCGGGGCTCCGGCCTCACGCTTATGAGGAGCGCTTCATTCACGGACGGCCTGCTCGGTGAGTGGGCGTCCGTCTCCGCGTGACTTCCTCATCCGATGACTAGCCCCGCCCATACACTTCCGGTTGCAGTaaagctaagctagcattagcttggTCATCTTCTGCATATTTCTTCATATGTAGTAATAAATAAACcgattttaataaaacaatctcATTAGACAAATGGCGAATAACGTACAAAaactttttactcattttaactatttcagcatatttaaaaggacaatatttgatttgtagatatataaaaaaaaaaaatctttgagtttttttccccaatacaTAAATGCTTTTTAACCATTTctcaaaaactgattttttttactattgaataaacaatatttattgcAAACATGGTGGCCAATTTAATTAATCATTGCATCAGTCACTCCAACATAAAACACAGgatgtttattttgaacaaaaccaaacacacaATCATGCAGTTTCAGTCAAAAACGCCCATGTTCACAGCATCCGACAGTCCATCTTCAGTGCCACCAtttcagtttctgcagaagtttcaacatctgtaaaaaaaaaaaaaaaaaaaaaaaaaaaagacaaaaggtcTTCATTACTGAGGAAAACTAAAACCAATTCAGACCATTACAAAACCTCACAACCTCATACAAAAATGGAACGGTAAAGGGTTATAATCAGCTGAATTCATTTGGCAGAATCTTTTAATCATTGGTTGAATCTTTATTTAATAGATTATGTCTCTGTTAACGACTTACTGTTGATGAACTGAAACacctaaagaacaaaaaaaaagaaaaaagttttaaaataacgCAATGGCATACTTCTTATTTAACTAATGTAAACAACTAATGTACCTCATGTGGAAGCCTTTATTTAAAACCGATGCCAAAGGTGGTGAATCCTGAGTAGGAAAAGCAAGAGCATTAAGTCAAAATGTGCAGACCAGCATCTCAAATATACTAATGGACGCTGACCAGGTCAGCTAGAGCTAATATGACACTTCATGATAGAATCAGTCTCAACTTTGTCATCACACAGGTCAGCTTTGGGTACTTAATGAAACATAAATGCAGctaaaagctgcagcttttacAGATCAGATGAGACTAGATCAATGGATACCGGTACCTCAATGATAAAAAGCAGATAAATCCAGACTTACTGTATCGACTTAAATTCTGATCAAGAAGTTTCCACAATCCACAAAGACCtgcagatgagaaaaaaaatgactcattttctaTCAAATTCAAAATCGTTCTTTAACATGACAGCTCATCCAGATCagagaattttctttatatcctCAACTGGATCAGAGACCTGATTCGCACTCATCCCATCTGAATCTACATCACCACTGTGAGATACAAATACAGTTCTTACCTGGAGAACTGTCAGCAGACTCGCCTTTTTCTGTCCAACCTGGATAGAAAGAAAGCAGCAgttaacaaaatgctaaatattaAAGACGCAGATGTAAACTTTTACTGACACGTCAGATAGGAGCGAAAGACAAATGTATTCTTCACAGTAAATCTGTTGAACTATGCAGTCATCACTGTGTCAATCATAACGCGGCACATATTATCCATTTCTACTCACCTCCATGTGGACGTCAGGAGatcctgaaataaaaaaatacacattttagatCATGTAACATCCAtgatataaatcaaaataactTCAGTTTTGGGGCTGATGCATCAGTTAGGAGCGAAAGACATGTTTGTTCTTCATTTTGATCTGCTGAACTATGCGCTCATCATTGCATCCAAAGTAGGAAAgtttaaattcttcaaaaaataaatcttaccTATAGAACCAAAGACCAGGAGGAAAGCTCCTCACCACAACCTGCAACAGAAGTGAATGTTATAGTGCAGATATAAACTCAAATTAACAtcaaattcagtttttactgCATCAGAATAAAAGTCCTCTTCACTTTTCTCAGAGAGATTCccattgttttaaaacaaaaatcatcacAAACAGCTTAACCAACATTCTTGTAGTTTAGTATCAATTATTACCTTTTTCATCATAGGAGCTGCTTCAATTaggcctaaaaacaaacaaaagcacacatttaaaacataaataaaagcatccaGGCTTATAATAGGTTTCTAATCATCTGTGCCTCAGAAATGTCAACAAGGTGGTGTTGTTATCGTCATCCAGCTAGTCGAGAGTAGCAAATAATTGTCATCACAGCAGCACGTCGTTctaaaaaagcagatttatgCTTCTTTGAAGTGTCAATAATTAGGGAATTAACATTTATGTGTCACTGAAATAAAGTAAAGTTGAGGTCTACTAGTAATTGGACCTCAAGTGGTGGTGAAAACACTTCAAAGGAGCAAATTAATAAATCAGATTACATAAATAAGAGCAAACTTACACgtcatctttaaaaatggtcaACCAGGTGTCTGGATTCTCTCCATAAATCTGTGGATACACTTAAATTAGTAtgagaaaattatatttaacgTAATTGAGGTCATTTGAAGGCAAGAAGCATCAGTGTATAGTTAGTCAGAAATCACTTCTGTCCACTACTCTTATACATTAATCATCACCAACTTCTTTACGTGCAAGTGACTGAAATCCTACAGACTTTAACATACCTGCATATGGATGGACAGCACCGCAGTAGTAACGGCATTTTTTACCTAAAGGGGGAAACACATCCAtcaatttaagacatttaatagGTTACTAATtagttataattttttttaaaaacactgacCAGATATAATTGATTTCCATGTTAACTTCAAAGTTTAAAGTCACACGTGACCTATGAtctgcaaaaaacacaaaataaatgttagcatcCCGCTCAAACACGCACGAAAAACTGAGCTAAAAGTTCGTCCCATGGTGTCAGAGATGTTGGCGTTTCTTCACATTCACTCAGATGTCCCTACCAACATTAATTCATCATTAAACCACGGGATACACTCGGAATTCCCAATACTTGGTTAAAGGGGGGGTTAAACGAACGGTTTAGCTAGCAAGCTAATTAGCAAGGCCACGTGCTTAAGGCCTGCAAAGACGTGTCAAATTCGGTAAAACGCAACAAAAAGTTCACGCTTCCGCCTGTTATGcaaacaaaaactttcacaGTAACAGGCTTTTTAGAAACGTAAATGAAAAGAATAAggaaaaagaagtaaaacagTACATCTTCTCACCTCATAAGCGCACGCAGTAAGGCGAAGAATGAGGACGAGCAATCGGTTCAGGACTCTTTTATATACTGTCgcaaaggctgatgggaaataaaaGTACATCCTGTGGAACTCCGCCCCTGCTGGCCAATTTATGAATAACAACTGACTACATTGATTTACACAACCAGATTTCTAGATaagcaattttaaataataataatacattagccttttttcttaaaaagattgAACATTAGTGATGCTCAATatacattttgtattaaaaaaaaccttattcaTTCCCATTTTATTATAATTGCCTAAATACTTTTctatatttgttaaattaagCGTTATCATTATCAAACATAACATTCCTCTCTTTgaaatttactgtattttatgtCAAGAAACGAACTGTCTTATATCGACatcaacatttctgaaaaaatgcacaattaataaatgcttaaaaatctACCGAAgtacaaaacaaaagacaaaagttgtCCTGANNNNNNNNNNNNNNNNNNNNNNNNNNNNNNNNNNNNNNNNNNNNNNNNNNNNNNNNNNNNNNNNNNNNNNNNNNNNNNNNNNNNNNNNNNNNNNNNNNNNNNNNNNNNNNNNNNNNNNNNNNNNNNNNNNNNNNNNNNNNNNNNNNNNNNNNNNNNNNNNNNNNNNNNNNNNNNNNNNNNNNNNNNNNNNNNNNNNNNNNNNNNNNNNNNNNNNNNNNNNNNNNNNNNNNNNNNNNNNNNNNNNNNNNNNNNNNNNNNNNNNNNNNNNNNNNNNNNNNNNNNNNNNNNNNNNNNNNNNNNNNNNNNNNNNNNNNNNNNNNNNNNNNNNNNNNNNNNNNNNNNNNNNNNNNNNNNNNNNNNNNNNNNNNNNNNNNNNNNNNNNNNNNNNNNNNNNNNNNNNNNNNNNNNNNNNNNNNNNNNNNNNNNNNNNNNNNNNNNNNNNNNNNNNNNNNNNNNNNNNNNNNNNNNNNNNNNNNNNNNNNNNNNNNNNNNNNNNNNNNNNNNNNNNNNNNNNNNNNNNNNNNNNNNNNNNNNNNNNNNNNNNNNNNNNNNNNNNNNNNNNNNNNNNNNNNNNNNNNNNNNNNNNNNNNNNNNNNNNNNNNNNNNNNNNNNNNNNNNNNNNNNNNNNNNNNNNNNNNNNNNNNNNNNNNNNNNNNNNNNNNNNNNNNNNNNNNNNNNNNNNNNNNNNNNNNNNNNNNNNNNNNNNNNNNNNNNNNNNNNNNNNNNNNNNNNNNNNNNNNNNNNNNNNNNNNNNNNNNNNNNNNNNNNNNNNNNNNNNNNNNNNNNNNNNNNNNNNNNNNNNNNNNNNNNNNNNNNNNNNNNNNNNNNNNNNNNNNNNNNNNNNNNNNNNNNNNNNNNNNTCTGATTGCACAAAGACTTTTCTATATTTGTTAAATCAAGCTTTATTATCAAACTTAACATTCCTCTCGTTAAAATGTACTGGATTTTATGTCGAGAAACCGAAAGTTTTCTAATATCAACAtcatctctgaaaaaaaaatgcataattgaTCCATTCATAtctctgtaaatgtttaaaaattctaccaaagtaaaaacaaaaatcaaatgttgtCCTTACCtcttattttgtatattttacttctttttagtGTCCGATAGAGATAGGAAATCgggtttttatttacttctcaAGAGCCATTTTACTACATTAACTCTACATTcccaatatttcttttttgtcatctttaattaaatcaaaatgtctCTAACTACAAAATTCTTCAGGTTTTCTGATAGAAGACAAACACTACTTTGCATAACTCTTAATTAAAGCAAACAAACCTGAAACTCGGTGggtttttgcacaaaaacaaaacaaacaaaaaaaagctgaaagaagCAGGACTGAATCTTGCAGAAATCAACTCATAGAGATTTAATATTATGCATCAATAAACAGGAGAGTTGATACAATCAATGCGTATAACcagaaggaaatttaaaaaatacatttgttttgattgctCTCTATTAGGCAATACTGAAAAGAATGGCAAGGCCTCTATTCAAATTGTAACGTAAAGACAGAacatgaatggaaaaaaaaatgacagctttGATTTTTGTGAGAACGTATCTCAGTTGGCTCATTTCTGAAggcatttttatgtgtttattgaAGTAAATTCACTTCGCTGTGATCACTGCATACAATACCAGCAGAAATCCCTTCACCTGATTCAATCCCCCCTTTTCATAAAGGCcaaactgtaaacaaaaacaagagatcACTTCGTACTCgcgtcagcattttcaggtgagctgcttttctatttttttttctccatacaTCATATTTATTCGCATTTCAATCCATACTGTGGCTTTGTATAAGAAAAGGAATAATGcaaagagctgcaggaaaaacgCTACCCTACGTGATTCCTAACTTCAAAAACAttccattaaaaagaaaaaaatagtgatcGGACTGAACCAGCAGAACGCAGTGGCCAAAAGTTCCTGTGACACAAGAAAAATGAAGGTGATGTGGAAACAGAAGGGAGACTTCCAAGAACAGGATTCAGACAAtcattttgttcataaatgcCGTTAGATCAAAGTCCCTTCACTTTAAGCCTTTTTTGGTATTAATCTGAGTTACAACTTGAATCCGTCCTTTCAGTTTTGATGCTGAAGCTCAAGTCGGTCTTTCCATCAGGAAAACATTTGGAACACAAAACAGTCTGAAATGggaacaaaacttaaaaaaaaggctgaatgGAATGATTCCTAAAGACAAAAAGCCATCAAATCTTTAAGAGTATTTTACACTATtgcaagaaaggaaaaaaagcattgaaaataaaaaagaatatatatttatatttccatcatatgtatatttatatataaacatCAGTTATAACTCACTGCAGGCAAGAACTTCTTTCCCCCTTTAGGATTCACCTGCCCCCCCCTTGTAAGGCCATCAGACTCTGGCAGGGAGCAGCAGCTTTCTTTCCTCAGTCGCCAGATTCCCTGAGATGTAGAGCtcgatttttgttttttcttgtttggatgAAACACCACAGACCTCCTGAACAACTAAAGAAAAGCTCTATGAAGGTGTGAAGCGGACAGTCGAATCCATGGAGGGAGGGCAGGGGGGGGTCGATgcaatttttaaattctttttcatCCGGTTGTCCAGGAACGGTGGCAACAAGACAGCTTAAATAAGAAGAGGAGCTTTACTAATATTTATGTTACATCTTTGATGCTTTCATTCATTTCCGTATTGTTTGACAGTCAAAAGCAAAGCAGGGAAAAACGACCAATCGACAGTAAATCCAGGGCTTGGATAAGAAGGGAGGGGGGAGTTTGCAAAAGAGTTCTTATGAAGACTCTAGAGTGTGCATTTCTTTATGCATATGTGTGTCTTCTCAGGGCCTCTGAGTGGGTAGTCTCTTTAGAAGTGGCTCATCGTAGACCCAGCACTCCCCGTCTTCATGGAATAGCtattaaaagacacaaaacgGATTATTACTcgtcataaaatatatttctgctGATTCATAAAGGCTTAGTCACAAATGTCATTATGGGTGAATACGGGTGACAACTATGTAATTACGTAAACAACACATTAGGGTAAAGTAAGgacaaatattttccattttttgacaATACAAAATCTTAAGCTACAAGACCAGAAGcttaactgtgtttttatgtcaagggtgtcaaactcaatcgcaaatgggtaaaaatccaaaacacacattagttcgaacaggataaacatttactgaacactctaaaactctatttttaatactttaaaacc includes:
- the tor3a gene encoding torsin-3A, which translates into the protein MVWRLLALVCALSAEAHFLQLDSISNVSTYYFNYIYCNIWEGECQPHQDDASQQVPTRDLWAGFSQDYISLLHQWYCSLGQCCESGDCRITNNITGLANDLQTKLHGQHLVQSVVLKAIQGFVNNPESNKPLTLSFHGWSGTGKNFVARLIADNLYRDGVKSECVRLFIAPFHFPHARLVDTYKNQLREAIRDMVLRCPQTLFIFDEAEKLHPGFIDAIKPYMDHYDNVDGVTYRRAIFLFLSNIGGAAINDVALDFWHSGQNREDIGMEDLEHRLRAETMDSQGGFAQSELMSGHLIDFYVPFLPLEYRHVKLCARDAYAARGIDADEATLDEVAKAMLYVPKEERLFSAQGCKSIPQRINFFLP